The Gymnogyps californianus isolate 813 chromosome 5, ASM1813914v2, whole genome shotgun sequence genome contains a region encoding:
- the FRMD6 gene encoding FERM domain-containing protein 6 isoform X2 translates to MNKLTFHNNRVMQDRRSVCIFLPNDDSLNIIINVKILCHELLVQVCDLLRLKDCHLFGLSVIQNNEHVYMDLAQKLYKYCPKEWKKEASKVSGEVLHGELTAGIDQFGPPMIIHFRVQYYVENGRLISDRTARYYYYWHLRKQVLHSQCVLREEAYFLLTAFALQADLGDFKRNKHYGKYFEPEAYFPAWVVAKRGKDYILKHVPNMHKDQFALTASEAHLKYIKEAVRLDDVAVHYYRLYKDKREVEASLTLGLTTRGIQIFQNLDEEKQLLYDFPWTNVGKLVFVGKKFEILPDGLPSARKLIYYTGCPLRSRHLLQLLSSSHRLYMNLQPILRQVRKLEENEEKKQYRESYISDTLDLDMEQLEKRSRASGSSAGSIRHKRLSRHSTASHSSSHTSGIETDPKPREMGPEDGFSGAGTHRKLKTCSSMTSHGSSHTSGVESGGKDRLEEDSQDDEIEMLVDDPRELEQAGEMEVSPDMCVYITEDMLLSRKFNGHSGLIVKEISSSTSSSSETVVKLRGQSTDSLPQTTCRKPKTSTDRHSLSLDDIRLYQKDFLQLANLCQDTAQSYTFGCAHGLEEEGLYCNGCLAQQCMNIQETFPVKRTSKYFSLDLTHDEVPEFVV, encoded by the exons ATGAACAAACTGACCTTCCACAACAACAGAGTCATGCAGGACCGCCGCAGCGTTTGCATCTTCCTCCCCAACGACGACTCCCTCAACATCATCATCAAC gtgaaGATTTTATGCCACGAGTTACTGGTGCAGGTATGTGACCTCCTGAGGCTGAAGGACTGTCACCTCTTCGGGCTCAGCGTCATCCAGA ACAATGAGCACGTGTACATGGACCTGGCCCAGAAACTCTACAAGTACTGCCCCAAGGAGTGGAAGAAGGAGGCCAGCAAGGTCAGCGGTGAGGTCTTGCATGGAGAGCTGACGGCA GGGATCGACCAGTTTGGCCCCCCGATGATCATCCACTTCCGAGTGCAGTACTACGTGGAAAACGGCAGGCTGATCAG CGACCGGACGGCACGCTACTACTACTACTGGCACCTGCGGAAGCAAGTGCTGCACTCGCAGTGCGTGCTGCGCGAGGAGGCTTATTTCCTCCTCACCGCCTTCGCCCTCCAAGCCGACCTGGGCGACTTCAAGCGCAACAAGCACTACGGGAAGTATTTCGAGCCCGAAGCCTATTTCCCCGCCTGG GTGGTTGCAAAGAGGGGCAAGGACTACATCCTGAAGCACGTCCCAAACATGCACAAAGATCAGTTCGCCCTGACGGCCTCCGAAGCCCACCTCAAGTACATCAAGGAGGCCGTCCGGCTGGATGACGTGGCTGTGCACTACTACAGGTTGTACAAG gACAAAAGGGAGGTGGAAGCTTCCCTGACGCTGGGGCTGACGACACGGGGCATCCAGATCTTCCAG AACTtggatgaagaaaagcagctgctttatGACTTCCCCTGGACAAACGTGGGGAAACTGGTGTTCGTG GGCAAGAAGTTTGAGATCCTGCCGGACGGGCTGCCTTCGGCCAGGAAGCTCATCTACTACACGGGCTGCCCGCTGCGCTCCCgccacctcctgcagctgctcagcagcagccaccgGCTCTACATGAACCTGCAGCCCATCCTGCGCCAGGTCCGCAAGCTGGAGGAGAACGAGG AGAAGAAGCAGTACCGCGAGTCCTACATCAGCGACACCCTCGACCTGGACAtggagcagctggagaagcGCTCGCGGGCCAGCGGCAGCAGCGCCGGCAGCATCCGGCACAAGCGCCTCTCCCGGCACTCCACCgccagccacagcagctcccACACCTCGGGCATCGAGACCGACCCCAAACCCAGGGAGATGGGGCCCGAGGATGGCTTCTCAGGCGCCGGCACCCACCGCAAGCTGAAGACCTGCAGCTCCATGACAAGCCATGGCAGCTCCCACACCTCCGGGGTGGAGAGCGGTGGGAAGGACCGGCTGGAGGAGGACTCCCAGGATGATG AAATCGAGATGCTGGTGGATGACCCCCgggagctggagcaggctggcGAGATGGAGGTGAGCCCCGACATGTGCGTCTACATCACGGAGGACATGCTGCTGTCGCGCAAGTTCAACGGGCACTCGG GGCTTATCGTGAAAGAGATcagctcctccacctccagctCCTCGGAGACGGTGGTGAAGCTGCGGGGGCAGAGCACCGACTCCTTACCCCAG ACGACGTGCAGGAAACCGAAGACCTCGACGGACCGGCACAGCCTAAGCCTGGATGACATTCGGCTCTACCAGAAGGACTTCTTACAGCTGGCCAACCTCTGCCAGGATACGGCCCAGAGCTATACCTTCGGCTGCGCCCatgggctggaggaggaagggctcTACTGCAACGGCTGCTTGGCCCAGCAGTGCATGAACATCCAGGAGACCTTCCCCGTCAAAAGAACCAGCAAATACTTCTCGTTGGATCTCACCCATGATGAAGTCCCCGAGTTCGTCGTCTGA
- the FRMD6 gene encoding FERM domain-containing protein 6 isoform X3: MNKLTFHNNRVMQDRRSVCIFLPNDDSLNIIINVKILCHELLVQVCDLLRLKDCHLFGLSVIQNNEHVYMDLAQKLYKYCPKEWKKEASKGIDQFGPPMIIHFRVQYYVENGRLISDRTARYYYYWHLRKQVLHSQCVLREEAYFLLTAFALQADLGDFKRNKHYGKYFEPEAYFPAWVVAKRGKDYILKHVPNMHKDQFALTASEAHLKYIKEAVRLDDVAVHYYRLYKDKREVEASLTLGLTTRGIQIFQNLDEEKQLLYDFPWTNVGKLVFVGKKFEILPDGLPSARKLIYYTGCPLRSRHLLQLLSSSHRLYMNLQPILRQVRKLEENEEKKQYRESYISDTLDLDMEQLEKRSRASGSSAGSIRHKRLSRHSTASHSSSHTSGIETDPKPREMGPEDGFSGAGTHRKLKTCSSMTSHGSSHTSGVESGGKDRLEEDSQDDEIEMLVDDPRELEQAGEMEVSPDMCVYITEDMLLSRKFNGHSGLIVKEISSSTSSSSETVVKLRGQSTDSLPQTTCRKPKTSTDRHSLSLDDIRLYQKDFLQLANLCQDTAQSYTFGCAHGLEEEGLYCNGCLAQQCMNIQETFPVKRTSKYFSLDLTHDEVPEFVV; this comes from the exons ATGAACAAACTGACCTTCCACAACAACAGAGTCATGCAGGACCGCCGCAGCGTTTGCATCTTCCTCCCCAACGACGACTCCCTCAACATCATCATCAAC gtgaaGATTTTATGCCACGAGTTACTGGTGCAGGTATGTGACCTCCTGAGGCTGAAGGACTGTCACCTCTTCGGGCTCAGCGTCATCCAGA ACAATGAGCACGTGTACATGGACCTGGCCCAGAAACTCTACAAGTACTGCCCCAAGGAGTGGAAGAAGGAGGCCAGCAAG GGGATCGACCAGTTTGGCCCCCCGATGATCATCCACTTCCGAGTGCAGTACTACGTGGAAAACGGCAGGCTGATCAG CGACCGGACGGCACGCTACTACTACTACTGGCACCTGCGGAAGCAAGTGCTGCACTCGCAGTGCGTGCTGCGCGAGGAGGCTTATTTCCTCCTCACCGCCTTCGCCCTCCAAGCCGACCTGGGCGACTTCAAGCGCAACAAGCACTACGGGAAGTATTTCGAGCCCGAAGCCTATTTCCCCGCCTGG GTGGTTGCAAAGAGGGGCAAGGACTACATCCTGAAGCACGTCCCAAACATGCACAAAGATCAGTTCGCCCTGACGGCCTCCGAAGCCCACCTCAAGTACATCAAGGAGGCCGTCCGGCTGGATGACGTGGCTGTGCACTACTACAGGTTGTACAAG gACAAAAGGGAGGTGGAAGCTTCCCTGACGCTGGGGCTGACGACACGGGGCATCCAGATCTTCCAG AACTtggatgaagaaaagcagctgctttatGACTTCCCCTGGACAAACGTGGGGAAACTGGTGTTCGTG GGCAAGAAGTTTGAGATCCTGCCGGACGGGCTGCCTTCGGCCAGGAAGCTCATCTACTACACGGGCTGCCCGCTGCGCTCCCgccacctcctgcagctgctcagcagcagccaccgGCTCTACATGAACCTGCAGCCCATCCTGCGCCAGGTCCGCAAGCTGGAGGAGAACGAGG AGAAGAAGCAGTACCGCGAGTCCTACATCAGCGACACCCTCGACCTGGACAtggagcagctggagaagcGCTCGCGGGCCAGCGGCAGCAGCGCCGGCAGCATCCGGCACAAGCGCCTCTCCCGGCACTCCACCgccagccacagcagctcccACACCTCGGGCATCGAGACCGACCCCAAACCCAGGGAGATGGGGCCCGAGGATGGCTTCTCAGGCGCCGGCACCCACCGCAAGCTGAAGACCTGCAGCTCCATGACAAGCCATGGCAGCTCCCACACCTCCGGGGTGGAGAGCGGTGGGAAGGACCGGCTGGAGGAGGACTCCCAGGATGATG AAATCGAGATGCTGGTGGATGACCCCCgggagctggagcaggctggcGAGATGGAGGTGAGCCCCGACATGTGCGTCTACATCACGGAGGACATGCTGCTGTCGCGCAAGTTCAACGGGCACTCGG GGCTTATCGTGAAAGAGATcagctcctccacctccagctCCTCGGAGACGGTGGTGAAGCTGCGGGGGCAGAGCACCGACTCCTTACCCCAG ACGACGTGCAGGAAACCGAAGACCTCGACGGACCGGCACAGCCTAAGCCTGGATGACATTCGGCTCTACCAGAAGGACTTCTTACAGCTGGCCAACCTCTGCCAGGATACGGCCCAGAGCTATACCTTCGGCTGCGCCCatgggctggaggaggaagggctcTACTGCAACGGCTGCTTGGCCCAGCAGTGCATGAACATCCAGGAGACCTTCCCCGTCAAAAGAACCAGCAAATACTTCTCGTTGGATCTCACCCATGATGAAGTCCCCGAGTTCGTCGTCTGA
- the FRMD6 gene encoding FERM domain-containing protein 6 isoform X1 produces MNKLTFHNNRVMQDRRSVCIFLPNDDSLNIIINVKILCHELLVQVCDLLRLKDCHLFGLSVIQNNEHVYMDLAQKLYKYCPKEWKKEASKVSGEVLHGELTAVRPPLSPSQGIDQFGPPMIIHFRVQYYVENGRLISDRTARYYYYWHLRKQVLHSQCVLREEAYFLLTAFALQADLGDFKRNKHYGKYFEPEAYFPAWVVAKRGKDYILKHVPNMHKDQFALTASEAHLKYIKEAVRLDDVAVHYYRLYKDKREVEASLTLGLTTRGIQIFQNLDEEKQLLYDFPWTNVGKLVFVGKKFEILPDGLPSARKLIYYTGCPLRSRHLLQLLSSSHRLYMNLQPILRQVRKLEENEEKKQYRESYISDTLDLDMEQLEKRSRASGSSAGSIRHKRLSRHSTASHSSSHTSGIETDPKPREMGPEDGFSGAGTHRKLKTCSSMTSHGSSHTSGVESGGKDRLEEDSQDDEIEMLVDDPRELEQAGEMEVSPDMCVYITEDMLLSRKFNGHSGLIVKEISSSTSSSSETVVKLRGQSTDSLPQTTCRKPKTSTDRHSLSLDDIRLYQKDFLQLANLCQDTAQSYTFGCAHGLEEEGLYCNGCLAQQCMNIQETFPVKRTSKYFSLDLTHDEVPEFVV; encoded by the exons ATGAACAAACTGACCTTCCACAACAACAGAGTCATGCAGGACCGCCGCAGCGTTTGCATCTTCCTCCCCAACGACGACTCCCTCAACATCATCATCAAC gtgaaGATTTTATGCCACGAGTTACTGGTGCAGGTATGTGACCTCCTGAGGCTGAAGGACTGTCACCTCTTCGGGCTCAGCGTCATCCAGA ACAATGAGCACGTGTACATGGACCTGGCCCAGAAACTCTACAAGTACTGCCCCAAGGAGTGGAAGAAGGAGGCCAGCAAGGTCAGCGGTGAGGTCTTGCATGGAGAGCTGACGGCAGTAAGGCCACCTCTGTCCCCGTCGCAG GGGATCGACCAGTTTGGCCCCCCGATGATCATCCACTTCCGAGTGCAGTACTACGTGGAAAACGGCAGGCTGATCAG CGACCGGACGGCACGCTACTACTACTACTGGCACCTGCGGAAGCAAGTGCTGCACTCGCAGTGCGTGCTGCGCGAGGAGGCTTATTTCCTCCTCACCGCCTTCGCCCTCCAAGCCGACCTGGGCGACTTCAAGCGCAACAAGCACTACGGGAAGTATTTCGAGCCCGAAGCCTATTTCCCCGCCTGG GTGGTTGCAAAGAGGGGCAAGGACTACATCCTGAAGCACGTCCCAAACATGCACAAAGATCAGTTCGCCCTGACGGCCTCCGAAGCCCACCTCAAGTACATCAAGGAGGCCGTCCGGCTGGATGACGTGGCTGTGCACTACTACAGGTTGTACAAG gACAAAAGGGAGGTGGAAGCTTCCCTGACGCTGGGGCTGACGACACGGGGCATCCAGATCTTCCAG AACTtggatgaagaaaagcagctgctttatGACTTCCCCTGGACAAACGTGGGGAAACTGGTGTTCGTG GGCAAGAAGTTTGAGATCCTGCCGGACGGGCTGCCTTCGGCCAGGAAGCTCATCTACTACACGGGCTGCCCGCTGCGCTCCCgccacctcctgcagctgctcagcagcagccaccgGCTCTACATGAACCTGCAGCCCATCCTGCGCCAGGTCCGCAAGCTGGAGGAGAACGAGG AGAAGAAGCAGTACCGCGAGTCCTACATCAGCGACACCCTCGACCTGGACAtggagcagctggagaagcGCTCGCGGGCCAGCGGCAGCAGCGCCGGCAGCATCCGGCACAAGCGCCTCTCCCGGCACTCCACCgccagccacagcagctcccACACCTCGGGCATCGAGACCGACCCCAAACCCAGGGAGATGGGGCCCGAGGATGGCTTCTCAGGCGCCGGCACCCACCGCAAGCTGAAGACCTGCAGCTCCATGACAAGCCATGGCAGCTCCCACACCTCCGGGGTGGAGAGCGGTGGGAAGGACCGGCTGGAGGAGGACTCCCAGGATGATG AAATCGAGATGCTGGTGGATGACCCCCgggagctggagcaggctggcGAGATGGAGGTGAGCCCCGACATGTGCGTCTACATCACGGAGGACATGCTGCTGTCGCGCAAGTTCAACGGGCACTCGG GGCTTATCGTGAAAGAGATcagctcctccacctccagctCCTCGGAGACGGTGGTGAAGCTGCGGGGGCAGAGCACCGACTCCTTACCCCAG ACGACGTGCAGGAAACCGAAGACCTCGACGGACCGGCACAGCCTAAGCCTGGATGACATTCGGCTCTACCAGAAGGACTTCTTACAGCTGGCCAACCTCTGCCAGGATACGGCCCAGAGCTATACCTTCGGCTGCGCCCatgggctggaggaggaagggctcTACTGCAACGGCTGCTTGGCCCAGCAGTGCATGAACATCCAGGAGACCTTCCCCGTCAAAAGAACCAGCAAATACTTCTCGTTGGATCTCACCCATGATGAAGTCCCCGAGTTCGTCGTCTGA